In a single window of the Patescibacteria group bacterium genome:
- a CDS encoding histidine phosphatase family protein: MNQQIDRPLKLVLVRHAESVRNEVKKDASFFADDFARDKVSGLADEEVPLTEAGKSQARLTGHILKQSFGVFDYVYHSGYKRTVQTAEEIMSNYSEYEIERMKLRMSSFIRERDAGYAYDMTEEEAKKSFPWMEEYWKTFGGFFAVPPGGESLAQITQRIYLFIDTIFRDRAGQNVLVVTHAGAIRAFRFIIENWTYDQATRFSVEQNPLNCGVTVYEYDKKQHHLELKSYNTTYY, translated from the coding sequence ATGAATCAACAAATAGACAGGCCACTAAAATTAGTACTAGTAAGGCATGCAGAATCAGTACGAAATGAAGTTAAAAAGGACGCAAGCTTTTTTGCCGATGATTTTGCTCGCGATAAAGTTAGTGGTTTAGCCGACGAAGAAGTACCTTTGACGGAAGCTGGTAAGTCCCAGGCTAGGCTTACAGGCCATATATTAAAGCAGAGCTTTGGGGTATTTGATTATGTTTATCATTCTGGTTATAAAAGAACCGTCCAGACTGCTGAAGAAATCATGAGTAATTATTCGGAATATGAAATCGAGAGAATGAAGTTACGCATGAGTTCTTTTATAAGAGAGCGTGATGCGGGGTACGCTTATGACATGACTGAAGAAGAGGCAAAAAAGAGCTTCCCCTGGATGGAAGAGTACTGGAAGACCTTTGGAGGCTTTTTTGCAGTCCCGCCAGGCGGTGAGAGTTTAGCGCAAATAACCCAGCGAATATACCTGTTTATAGATACAATATTTAGGGATAGAGCGGGCCAGAATGTGCTCGTTGTTACCCACGCAGGGGCTATTAGAGCTTTTAGATTTATCATTGAGAACTGGACTTATGACCAAGCTACGAGATTTTCCGTCGAACAAAACCCACTTAATTGCGGCGTAACTGTATATGAATATGATAAAAAACAGCATCATCTTGAGCTAAAAAGCTACAACACCACATACTATTAG
- a CDS encoding PGPGW domain-containing protein, with protein MDVIKKRTKKIAISVSGVLILIIGLVMLITPGPGWLFIIMGLGILATEYAWAHNLLDKAKKYYESIKKKALSSTKAKK; from the coding sequence ATGGATGTGATAAAAAAACGAACCAAAAAAATAGCCATTTCTGTTTCAGGTGTGTTAATACTGATTATTGGCCTGGTAATGCTAATTACTCCTGGGCCGGGCTGGCTTTTTATTATAATGGGGCTAGGCATATTAGCCACAGAATACGCCTGGGCACATAACCTACTCGATAAAGCCAAAAAATATTATGAGTCTATCAAAAAAAAGGCGCTATCCTCCACAAAAGCCAAAAAATAA